Proteins encoded within one genomic window of Leptolyngbya sp. SIO1E4:
- a CDS encoding cyclic nucleotide-binding domain-containing protein codes for MLCVERLLTLEPFQQLSTAQLQWVCDRASHLRLPAGTLLFKEGSDPQGFFILMEGRVSMTRLSEGIDMPIGQHEAPAFLGEVTVLTDDPVLVSMRTLTDCCLYQISGHDFLELLHACRGFERSIFRVVQQRSRELESFIRSREKMAALGTLSAGIAHELNNPAAALVRTLRNVIPAIHALEEMNLIYGQCHTEPEHGQAWEAIRDQGYQTLLTQTVDTMTLSDREDELLSWLEHHGIADAWQLAEPLAASGIEVSDLKQLTERWADDSVEVRDICIRWLALSLDVMSMIKNGLQGAERISELVHSMKSYSYMDQGAQQFVDVHDGLEDTLQLLSHRLRPRVTVYRYYERTLPKIRIYGSELNQVWTHLIDNAIDAMNGEGVLEISTCRDGNYIRVEIVDSGPGIPLEIQSRIFEPFFTTKGVDKGSGLGLDIVSRIVRNRHQGSVTGSSKSRRTCFAVCLPLPEKSS; via the coding sequence ATGTTGTGTGTTGAAAGATTATTGACGCTTGAGCCTTTTCAGCAGCTTTCCACGGCGCAGTTACAGTGGGTTTGCGATCGCGCGAGCCATCTTAGGCTTCCCGCAGGAACACTGCTCTTTAAGGAGGGTTCTGACCCTCAAGGGTTCTTCATTCTTATGGAAGGACGTGTGAGCATGACTCGGCTGAGCGAAGGTATCGATATGCCAATTGGGCAGCATGAAGCACCTGCCTTTTTGGGTGAAGTGACAGTGCTGACGGATGATCCGGTACTGGTCTCAATGCGAACCTTGACAGACTGCTGTCTTTATCAAATTAGCGGCCATGATTTTCTGGAGCTATTACACGCCTGTCGCGGATTCGAGCGAAGCATCTTTCGCGTCGTGCAGCAGCGATCGCGAGAATTGGAATCCTTCATTCGCAGTCGCGAAAAGATGGCGGCATTAGGGACGCTCTCCGCAGGAATAGCCCATGAACTCAATAATCCAGCCGCTGCGCTGGTGCGGACGCTGCGGAATGTGATTCCCGCTATTCATGCACTAGAGGAGATGAACTTGATCTATGGGCAGTGCCACACCGAGCCAGAACATGGCCAGGCCTGGGAAGCTATCCGTGACCAAGGCTATCAAACGCTTTTGACCCAGACCGTAGATACTATGACGTTGAGCGATCGTGAAGATGAATTACTCAGTTGGTTAGAACATCACGGTATTGCGGATGCTTGGCAACTGGCCGAACCTTTAGCCGCCTCTGGTATTGAGGTCTCAGACCTAAAGCAACTCACCGAACGCTGGGCCGATGACTCTGTAGAGGTCAGAGACATCTGTATCCGGTGGTTGGCGCTCTCGCTGGATGTCATGTCGATGATCAAAAATGGGCTGCAAGGAGCCGAACGCATTTCAGAGTTGGTTCACTCAATGAAGTCCTACTCCTACATGGATCAGGGAGCACAGCAGTTTGTTGATGTCCATGACGGATTGGAAGATACTCTACAATTGCTGTCCCATAGGCTTCGGCCTCGCGTTACAGTTTATCGCTACTATGAGCGCACCTTGCCGAAAATCCGGATCTACGGCAGCGAACTCAATCAAGTGTGGACTCATCTGATTGACAATGCGATCGATGCCATGAATGGGGAAGGGGTTCTGGAAATCTCCACCTGTCGTGACGGAAACTACATTCGGGTTGAAATTGTCGATTCTGGTCCAGGCATCCCCTTAGAGATTCAGTCTCGTATTTTTGAACCCTTTTTTACGACCAAAGGTGTGGATAAAGGATCGGGGCTGGGTCTGGATATTGTCAGCCGTATCGTCCGCAACCGGCATCAAGGCAGTGTAACAGGTTCCTCTAAATCGAGACGGACATGCTTTGCTGTGTGCTTACCACTTCCAGAAAAATCCTCCTGA
- a CDS encoding VOC family protein yields the protein MENLDISVLSETALSNQFLGDVIEICIVTRDYRRTAQGLVQLGIGPWRVYTFSPETVTEQTYMGEPAEFSIKVCFAQAKNVIWEIMQPLSGPTIFQDFLDRHGEGIHHIAFNCDDRPWKERLDVFEARGFKCIQSGKWVDQNAFAFFDTESATTSVFETYFFPSDFVYPEPEEWIPAPPDA from the coding sequence ATGGAGAATCTTGACATTTCAGTTCTCAGCGAAACCGCATTAAGTAATCAGTTTCTAGGCGACGTTATCGAAATCTGCATTGTTACACGAGACTATCGCCGGACTGCGCAGGGTCTAGTTCAACTAGGAATTGGCCCCTGGCGTGTCTACACCTTTAGCCCGGAGACCGTCACCGAGCAAACTTACATGGGGGAGCCTGCCGAGTTTTCAATCAAGGTATGCTTTGCTCAAGCCAAAAATGTCATCTGGGAAATCATGCAGCCGCTATCAGGGCCAACAATTTTCCAAGACTTCCTGGATCGACACGGTGAGGGCATTCACCACATTGCCTTTAATTGCGATGATCGTCCCTGGAAAGAGCGTTTAGACGTATTTGAGGCTCGTGGCTTTAAGTGTATTCAATCCGGTAAATGGGTTGACCAAAACGCTTTTGCTTTTTTTGATACAGAGTCTGCTACGACTAGCGTATTTGAGACGTATTTCTTCCCTAGCGATTTTGTCTACCCGGAACCGGAAGAGTGGATTCCTGCACCGCCTGATGCATAG
- a CDS encoding glutathione S-transferase C-terminal domain-containing protein, which yields MRGLVAGNWFRQINFEALQQSQTDKTLADQFSFAGYRNWVEPSVLRAQPERYHLYVSYACPFAHRVILMRALLGLEKVISMSVADPYLGGEQGWWFQTPTQASDYDGVTPDELYSASYLHTIYTKADAAYTGRVTVPVLWDKQAETIVSNDSAAIMRMLNRAFGSRPSGTDLYPDSSRSAIDEMNRFIVENINLGVYRVGTADSQTAYESAVGELFEALHHVDSWLKKQPFLVGEQITESDCLLFTTGIRFDVAYYPVLYTSLKRWSDFPNLSAHLQRMLAVEAISATVKLDHYRKHYFDDDAFINRRRLPNGHFIIPL from the coding sequence GTGCGAGGATTAGTTGCCGGAAATTGGTTTCGCCAGATCAACTTTGAAGCGTTACAACAGTCGCAAACCGATAAAACGCTGGCTGACCAGTTCAGTTTTGCCGGATATCGCAATTGGGTTGAACCTAGTGTGTTGCGGGCTCAACCTGAACGGTACCATCTCTATGTTTCCTATGCCTGCCCATTTGCTCACCGAGTCATCCTGATGCGAGCTTTACTAGGGTTAGAAAAGGTAATCTCCATGTCAGTAGCCGATCCTTACTTAGGGGGCGAACAAGGCTGGTGGTTTCAGACACCGACCCAGGCGAGTGACTACGATGGTGTAACGCCAGATGAGCTATACAGTGCTAGCTATTTACACACAATCTATACAAAAGCTGATGCAGCCTACACCGGGCGCGTTACGGTTCCCGTTTTGTGGGATAAACAAGCTGAAACGATTGTCAGCAATGACTCAGCGGCTATTATGCGAATGCTCAATCGAGCGTTTGGCTCCAGACCGTCGGGGACTGATCTTTATCCTGATTCCTCACGTTCAGCGATCGACGAGATGAATCGCTTCATCGTCGAGAACATCAATTTAGGTGTTTACCGCGTCGGGACTGCTGATAGCCAGACCGCTTATGAATCAGCCGTAGGCGAACTCTTTGAAGCGCTGCACCATGTAGACAGCTGGCTAAAGAAGCAACCGTTTCTCGTAGGTGAGCAGATAACGGAATCGGACTGTTTGCTATTTACAACGGGCATCCGGTTTGATGTTGCTTACTATCCCGTCCTTTACACCAGCCTTAAGCGCTGGAGCGATTTTCCTAATCTGTCAGCCCATCTACAGCGAATGCTAGCGGTAGAGGCAATTTCAGCTACGGTCAAACTGGACCATTACCGCAAGCATTATTTTGACGACGATGCCTTTATCAACCGCCGTCGCCTACCCAACGGTCACTTTATCATTCCACTTTAG
- a CDS encoding SDR family oxidoreductase: protein MNIFLTGATGYIGSVIAEKLQAAGHDVVGLARNETTAQKLAKRNIQPFLGNLKDPEQLADGARQADGVIHTAFIHDFDDWAGAVDADCQVIAAFVEALAGTGKPLLATSDTSVLGDTGSKIVDESHPTATGFILAERSRAEASVVQASQRDIRSIVLRLPLYIYGRGGGTSYVPMRLQEAQERGIAHYIGPGQHQVSAVHVDDVAELYVLALEKAPAGSIFHAATESGIAEKAIAETIASVVGCQIEGISLEQGIAKWGKGIATFFSINNQVSAEKAIKDLRWQPKASISLLEDVRLPVGVE, encoded by the coding sequence ATGAATATCTTTTTGACAGGCGCAACTGGTTACATCGGTAGCGTTATCGCCGAAAAACTGCAAGCAGCCGGGCACGATGTTGTTGGATTAGCCAGAAACGAAACAACCGCTCAAAAATTAGCCAAACGAAATATCCAACCCTTTTTAGGCAATCTGAAAGACCCAGAACAATTAGCTGATGGAGCGAGACAAGCCGATGGTGTCATTCATACAGCCTTCATTCATGATTTCGATGACTGGGCGGGTGCTGTCGACGCAGACTGTCAGGTTATTGCGGCCTTTGTAGAGGCCCTAGCTGGCACTGGTAAGCCTCTTCTTGCAACGTCTGACACCAGTGTTCTAGGTGATACTGGCTCGAAAATTGTGGATGAGAGCCATCCCACTGCAACTGGCTTTATTTTGGCCGAGCGTTCTAGAGCCGAAGCATCTGTTGTTCAGGCTAGCCAACGCGATATTCGGAGCATCGTTTTGCGCCTGCCTCTCTACATCTACGGGCGGGGTGGTGGCACCAGCTATGTGCCAATGCGCTTGCAAGAGGCACAGGAAAGGGGAATAGCCCATTACATTGGGCCAGGACAACATCAAGTCTCCGCAGTTCATGTTGATGATGTTGCTGAGCTTTATGTTTTAGCTCTGGAGAAAGCCCCTGCTGGCTCTATCTTCCATGCTGCGACTGAATCCGGGATTGCTGAGAAAGCGATCGCTGAAACGATTGCCTCAGTTGTGGGTTGTCAGATAGAAGGCATCTCTTTAGAACAAGGTATTGCCAAGTGGGGTAAGGGCATTGCTACGTTTTTTTCAATCAATAATCAGGTTTCGGCTGAGAAAGCCATAAAGGACCTGAGATGGCAACCAAAAGCCTCTATCTCACTCCTAGAAGATGTTCGCCTACCTGTGGGAGTTGAGTAA
- a CDS encoding DUF4079 domain-containing protein, with protein sequence MSTISFLSQFIHPLVMLGLLGYMLYAAYLGFQVRRTRTADSEIKKDLIKGKYATRHYQTGAIILAVMVAGAFGGLVSTYVGGGEIPAITHLFVGLGMTVLVAFSAALIPLMQKGRLWARQLHLTLNASLLLLFCWQAVTGLQIVQELLAPPIA encoded by the coding sequence ATGTCTACAATTAGCTTTCTAAGCCAGTTCATTCATCCCTTAGTGATGTTAGGACTCTTGGGCTACATGCTGTATGCCGCTTATCTAGGCTTTCAGGTACGTCGTACTCGCACAGCTGATAGTGAAATCAAGAAGGATCTGATAAAGGGTAAGTACGCCACACGTCACTACCAAACGGGAGCGATTATCTTAGCTGTCATGGTGGCAGGAGCCTTTGGCGGCCTCGTTAGCACCTACGTTGGCGGCGGCGAAATTCCTGCGATCACCCATCTATTTGTGGGGTTAGGCATGACGGTACTGGTGGCTTTCTCAGCAGCGCTAATTCCCTTAATGCAGAAGGGACGACTCTGGGCGCGTCAGCTTCACCTCACCCTCAATGCCAGTCTGTTGCTGCTGTTCTGTTGGCAAGCAGTGACAGGATTGCAAATTGTTCAGGAGCTATTAGCCCCTCCAATTGCCTAG
- a CDS encoding nuclear transport factor 2 family protein: MKFSLLVKQAIAITLVTLSLFIQTFSGAFAADQLGDNMLFKQLTDQTYAAWNTQNPDAVAKFYLNDPNLVIYDATPLKYKGWDDFKAGIQTHLFDKLNRFKLVANNDLEATHYGDLVLTTFTYHLSAESKTGELIEAEGRQTDLWQKEDDRWLIIHEHTSAPVSL; this comes from the coding sequence ATGAAATTTAGTCTTCTCGTAAAGCAAGCGATTGCAATTACTTTGGTGACGCTTAGCCTATTCATTCAGACATTCTCTGGTGCATTTGCAGCTGACCAGTTAGGTGATAATATGCTCTTTAAGCAGTTGACTGACCAAACCTACGCTGCTTGGAATACACAAAACCCCGATGCAGTAGCTAAGTTTTATCTCAACGATCCAAACTTGGTAATCTATGATGCTACCCCTTTGAAATATAAGGGATGGGATGACTTTAAGGCAGGCATTCAAACTCATCTCTTTGATAAACTGAATCGATTTAAGCTAGTTGCAAATAATGATTTAGAAGCAACTCACTACGGTGATTTAGTGTTGACAACATTTACGTATCATCTGTCCGCAGAGTCGAAAACAGGTGAACTCATTGAAGCTGAAGGCCGCCAAACTGATTTATGGCAAAAAGAGGATGATCGATGGCTGATTATCCATGAACATACATCTGCTCCTGTATCTCTTTAA
- a CDS encoding ubiquinone biosynthesis protein, with product MGTQLKQNTSGEDIFRTQTGFQLSKALLGLDRMLSTHLSGDIENVAPLVEMSDILMDSPAYELAVKYMKTRPEVASIIQERYLPSSHNLDTLLQYPEDSLGYVYASTLKKTGYEPGFHPYVNIESDASYVEFRIRQTHDIWHIITGFDTSIAGEVGLDTFYIAQCHLPFSHIAVASFLITATIREPEKINDLHQAIKLGWEMGVKAKPLLAQKWEEAWFKPVQNWRQTLDILPVADESLSFI from the coding sequence GTGGGTACTCAACTGAAGCAAAACACCTCCGGTGAGGATATCTTTAGGACACAAACTGGCTTCCAATTATCTAAAGCACTTTTAGGCTTAGATAGGATGTTGTCAACACATCTTTCAGGTGACATTGAAAATGTCGCTCCACTTGTTGAGATGTCGGATATTTTGATGGACAGTCCTGCATACGAACTGGCTGTCAAATACATGAAAACTCGCCCTGAGGTGGCAAGTATTATCCAAGAACGCTATCTCCCGTCATCTCATAATTTGGATACACTGCTGCAATACCCAGAAGATTCTTTAGGCTATGTCTATGCATCAACCTTGAAAAAAACAGGGTATGAGCCTGGCTTCCATCCTTATGTAAATATTGAATCGGATGCTAGCTACGTAGAATTTCGAATCAGGCAGACACACGACATTTGGCATATTATTACAGGTTTCGACACTTCTATTGCTGGAGAGGTTGGTTTAGATACATTTTACATAGCCCAATGTCATCTTCCTTTTTCTCACATTGCAGTTGCCAGTTTTTTGATCACAGCAACTATCCGAGAGCCAGAGAAAATTAATGATTTACACCAGGCAATCAAATTAGGCTGGGAAATGGGTGTGAAAGCCAAACCTCTATTGGCCCAAAAATGGGAAGAAGCTTGGTTTAAACCCGTGCAAAATTGGCGGCAAACATTGGATATTTTACCAGTTGCTGATGAGTCTTTATCCTTCATTTGA
- a CDS encoding NAD(P)H-dependent oxidoreductase gives MTHLLHLDASPRRERSHSRRITQEFIETWKAAHPNDTVTYRDIGHNPIPHVTEDWIAAAFTPSEKRTEAHQNALRISDELVDEFLAADIYVMGIPMYNWTVSSGFKAYIDNIVRINRTWAYIPDENPEFPYKPLVHGKKMFVLSARGDGGFSPGGRNSQRDFLNPYLKEIFAMLGVTDITFVNVENDEYGGKRLADSLAFARIQIAELIAA, from the coding sequence ATGACTCACTTACTTCATTTAGATGCCAGCCCACGGAGAGAGCGATCGCACTCACGTCGCATAACTCAGGAGTTTATTGAAACCTGGAAAGCAGCCCATCCCAACGATACAGTGACCTATCGCGATATTGGGCATAATCCGATTCCCCACGTTACCGAAGACTGGATTGCAGCAGCCTTTACGCCATCAGAAAAACGTACTGAGGCACATCAAAATGCACTCCGCATTAGTGATGAACTCGTCGATGAATTCTTGGCAGCGGATATTTACGTCATGGGCATCCCCATGTACAACTGGACAGTTTCAAGTGGCTTTAAAGCCTACATTGACAACATTGTGCGCATCAACCGTACCTGGGCCTACATTCCAGACGAAAATCCTGAATTTCCTTATAAGCCTTTGGTGCATGGCAAAAAAATGTTTGTGCTGTCAGCACGCGGTGATGGTGGATTTTCCCCTGGGGGGCGGAACTCTCAGCGAGATTTCCTCAATCCCTATCTCAAAGAAATATTTGCCATGCTGGGCGTTACTGACATCACTTTTGTCAATGTTGAAAATGATGAATATGGCGGCAAAAGGCTCGCCGACTCACTTGCCTTTGCTCGTATCCAAATTGCTGAGTTGATTGCAGCTTAA
- a CDS encoding MATE family efflux transporter, which produces MVTTTFGKSNISLETREFLKLAVPLAGAQVAQAVVGFVDTLMMGQLGAQSLAAGGLASAVFQLVLNTSSGFVMAVSPLVAEAYGAGNRAQVERIARQGLWLSLLIAIPMMFVISHLNWVMVHLGQAERTVNLADGYLDYILWGFFPAIGFAMLRGYVSALSQARPVVFIVILGTIANVTGNYILGYGKFGFPRMELAGLGLASGFSFWFMFIALFLYVCRNQTLREYKFWRELHRIRPQILGQLMIVGTSIAVTIAVEYGLFTAVTFMMGNLGTETLAAHQTVYQTVFLLFMVPLGMSYAATARVGQWMGHRDRQGTRLAGNIAITSAAGFMALTGISLIVFRYPIIGIYLDMNDPAAANVIRLAVPMLMVAALAQLLDGIQRVAMGSLYGLQDTRAPMILSIMTFWGVGLASGYVLGFLLGLGGIGLWIGQSIGVAVAGVIFLRRFRKLTSEAKFAQLKPGKQIAHHG; this is translated from the coding sequence ATGGTCACGACAACATTCGGTAAATCAAATATCAGTTTAGAAACTCGCGAATTTCTCAAATTAGCTGTGCCATTAGCCGGTGCCCAAGTGGCGCAAGCTGTCGTTGGCTTTGTGGATACTTTAATGATGGGACAGTTGGGTGCCCAAAGTCTGGCTGCTGGCGGATTGGCCTCTGCAGTTTTTCAGCTTGTGCTGAATACCAGTAGCGGGTTTGTGATGGCCGTGAGTCCCCTGGTGGCAGAAGCCTATGGTGCGGGAAACCGCGCCCAGGTTGAGCGAATTGCTCGACAGGGACTGTGGTTGTCTTTGCTCATCGCTATTCCAATGATGTTTGTGATTAGCCATCTCAACTGGGTGATGGTTCATCTAGGGCAAGCCGAGCGAACGGTGAATTTAGCCGACGGCTACCTCGATTACATCCTGTGGGGCTTTTTCCCTGCCATTGGCTTTGCCATGCTACGGGGCTATGTGTCGGCCCTGTCACAAGCTCGTCCTGTGGTGTTTATCGTCATTTTAGGAACGATCGCAAACGTCACTGGCAATTATATTTTGGGATACGGTAAGTTTGGCTTTCCTCGCATGGAACTGGCCGGCCTTGGCTTGGCCAGCGGCTTCAGTTTTTGGTTCATGTTTATAGCCTTATTCCTCTATGTTTGCCGCAATCAAACGCTGAGAGAATACAAATTTTGGCGCGAACTCCATCGGATTAGACCCCAAATTCTTGGCCAGTTAATGATAGTAGGCACTTCCATTGCGGTAACAATCGCCGTTGAGTATGGGCTATTTACAGCTGTCACATTTATGATGGGCAACTTGGGCACTGAGACCCTAGCCGCGCATCAAACGGTTTATCAAACGGTTTTCTTACTCTTCATGGTGCCTCTTGGCATGTCCTATGCAGCGACGGCAAGAGTCGGGCAATGGATGGGCCACCGAGATCGGCAGGGCACTCGTCTGGCGGGCAATATCGCCATTACATCTGCTGCCGGGTTCATGGCTTTAACCGGGATCAGTCTCATCGTGTTTCGCTACCCGATTATTGGCATCTACCTAGATATGAACGACCCAGCCGCCGCCAATGTCATTCGGTTAGCTGTTCCCATGCTCATGGTTGCGGCTCTAGCTCAACTATTAGATGGCATTCAGCGCGTTGCAATGGGATCTCTGTATGGCCTACAAGACACCCGCGCTCCCATGATTTTGAGCATCATGACCTTCTGGGGAGTGGGATTAGCCAGTGGTTATGTTTTAGGATTCCTGCTCGGACTTGGCGGCATTGGCTTATGGATCGGCCAATCAATTGGGGTAGCAGTTGCCGGGGTGATTTTCCTACGGCGCTTCCGCAAGCTTACCTCAGAGGCCAAATTTGCTCAGCTAAAACCTGGCAAGCAAATCGCCCATCATGGGTAG
- a CDS encoding electron transporter: MFAPVVIRVCRILGKARFTRLRARAISLHTQVITQVCDRIGIHRSQRQQLIRLARDNGKRLGLMA; encoded by the coding sequence ATGTTTGCACCTGTTGTTATTCGTGTGTGTCGTATTTTGGGCAAAGCACGTTTTACTCGTCTTCGCGCCAGAGCCATCTCGCTGCACACTCAGGTCATTACTCAAGTGTGCGATCGCATCGGCATTCATCGCAGTCAGCGTCAGCAGCTGATTCGGCTAGCGCGCGACAACGGCAAACGGCTAGGGCTAATGGCATAG
- a CDS encoding NAD-dependent epimerase/dehydratase family protein: MKVFLTGATGYIGTVIAEKLHATGHSVLGLARTEHAAETLKQQGIEPFLGSLHYPQQLTQAAHQTDGVIHTAFVHDFKNWDKSISLDRQVVKSLVGALADSDKPFVVTSDTGVLGDTGVEIADETYPIAQDSLLACRATVEQVMWQAAQHQVRSIVLRLPIYVYGREGGAPFAAMQMQAACEMRVAQYIDMGSYQLSAAHVDDLAELYVLALEKAPAGSLFHAATESGITAQQLAAAIAEVTDSEMESISFEEAVFNWGEAIAAFLSINNQSSAQRAMQQLGWQPNPARSLLQDIQFGTYRALQFAPDAATRLHMLRILCDRTLPFAFPKSAMTQSTQAIR, translated from the coding sequence ATGAAAGTATTTTTGACGGGAGCTACTGGCTACATCGGCACAGTCATTGCCGAGAAACTACACGCCACAGGACATTCAGTCTTAGGTCTAGCGAGAACTGAGCACGCGGCTGAAACATTGAAGCAACAAGGTATTGAACCCTTTCTCGGCAGTCTGCATTATCCCCAACAGCTGACTCAAGCGGCCCATCAAACGGATGGAGTCATTCATACTGCGTTTGTGCATGACTTCAAAAATTGGGATAAGTCGATCTCACTAGATCGGCAGGTGGTGAAAAGCCTTGTTGGTGCTCTAGCGGATTCTGATAAACCCTTTGTGGTCACTTCAGATACGGGAGTTCTAGGGGATACCGGAGTCGAAATCGCAGATGAAACGTACCCTATTGCCCAAGACTCACTGCTGGCCTGTCGAGCCACGGTGGAGCAAGTTATGTGGCAAGCGGCTCAGCACCAGGTTCGAAGCATCGTTTTGCGGTTGCCCATCTATGTGTATGGCCGCGAAGGGGGAGCCCCCTTTGCGGCGATGCAGATGCAGGCAGCCTGCGAGATGCGAGTGGCGCAATATATTGACATGGGCAGTTACCAACTATCAGCAGCCCATGTAGATGATTTAGCCGAGCTGTACGTGCTGGCCTTAGAAAAGGCCCCTGCCGGTTCCCTCTTTCATGCCGCTACGGAGTCGGGCATTACCGCGCAGCAATTAGCAGCGGCCATTGCTGAAGTCACCGATAGCGAAATGGAGAGTATCAGTTTTGAAGAAGCTGTATTCAATTGGGGAGAGGCGATCGCTGCGTTTTTGTCGATTAACAACCAGTCCTCAGCGCAGCGGGCAATGCAGCAGCTAGGCTGGCAGCCGAATCCAGCGCGATCGCTATTGCAGGATATTCAGTTTGGGACCTATCGTGCGCTGCAGTTTGCCCCTGATGCTGCAACTCGACTACACATGCTGAGAATTCTCTGCGATCGCACATTGCCGTTTGCGTTCCCTAAGTCAGCCATGACGCAATCCACTCAAGCCATACGGTAA